The genomic stretch GGTTTTTTTCTTACCTCGGTTGTGCCCTTTTTGAGTCCGATCGTACGCAACGAGGGCACACTCATGCTTGAATCCCTCGTCTCCTCACGTATCCGGCGCACCCTCCTTGAGCACATCCTGACCCATCCCCAAGAACCCTTCTACCTCCGAGGACTGGCCAAGCAGCTCAGCCTGTCCATCAGCCCGCTGCGGCGCGAGCTGCTCCGGTTGGAACATACCGGCATGCTGAGCGCCGTGGAAGAGGGGAACATGAGGTTTTATCGCGTCAATGCAACATCGGCGGCCTTCCTTGAACTGAAAGATGTGGCCAAGTGGCCCCGCCTACGCCAAGGCTTCGGCGGGCAGGCAAGTGGCCAAGTGGCCCCCAGCCCTCAGCTCCCAGCTCCAAGTGCCACAGCTCCGATCTTGATGGGTGTGATTTCTCCAACGCCACAGCAGCCATGGTGGAAGCAGCCGCTGTCGACCCCGATGCTTTTTTTATCGGCGGCACTTGGCATCGCCTTCCTGATCATGGTGGCCGGCGTGTCGTACCTCGCCGTCACAAATCAGCGCTTGGCGGTGGCCACCGAGCAGGCGGTCACCGCACCTCGCACCAGCGTGACCGTGGTCACATCCACCCCGTCGGCTTCGCGCACGATGCAGGGGAGTCGATGGCGCCTCGTCCCTGGCGCGATGGGCGGGTTTAGCGCGTCATCCGGCGGCGACTCCAACGAGAGCTACTAACATGAGGAAAGGTGGTGACTCAGTGATGACGCGGTATGGGATGAAGCCCTCTTTCGCGTTGCGGATTCTGCTTGCCATCTCGCTCTCACTGGGCCACTTGGCCACTTGGCCACTCAGCCACTCGCGTGCGGAAGCTGCCATCCCCTGGATGATCAACTACCAGGGACGGCTGACCGACGCCACCGGCCAGGCGGTGACCGGGGCACTCACCATCACCTTCCGCCTGTATGACGCCGCCACCGGCGGCAGCGAGTTGTGGAAAGAGGATCAAAGTGTGAGCCTGGCCGAAGCGGACAGCGGGGTGTTTAACGTCATCCTCGGCAGCGTCACCGCGCTCTCCACAGTGGATTTCAACGCGCCGATGTGGCTGACGGTCCAGGTCTCCGGCGATACCGAAATGAGTCCGCGCCAGCGGCTGACCGCCAGCGGCTACGCGATGAACACGGATAAGATCGACAGCCTCGACTCGGCTAGTTTCATGCGAACCGACACCAGCACCTCCACCTCAGGCAAGATCACGATCACCCGCGCCGGCACCGCCCTCGTTATCACGCCAACGACCAATCCGGATGCCGGCACCAAGATGATCGATGTGCAAAACGCCGCCGGGACGTCCAAGTTCAGCGTCGATAACGACGGCAATCTCACCATCGCCGGCGATGCGACCGTAGCCGGCGACGCGGCGGTGACCGGTGACGCGACCGTCACCGGCAATCTGACCGTCTCGGGAACGATCAGCGGTGCCACCAGCGTGAATAGCACTACCGCGGCCACCTTTACCGTGGATAGCGACAACACCGGCGGCAGCGCGCCGGCCAACGGGGCGGGCCTGGTGATCGAAGGCGGTAGCGGCGATGCGTCGCTGCTGTGGAATACGACAACGTCAGACCTCACCCTCGACAAGGACATGCGCTTAACCGGACAGAAGGCGTTGCGTCTTTCGGATTCTTCCGATTATTACGTGGGCTTCAAGGCGCCCTCAAGCTTATCCTCAAGTGTCGTGTGGACGCTGCCCAGCGCGGACGGGGCCGCCGATGGCTATGTGTTGAAAACCGATGCCGCCGGCGCGCTCTCCTTCGTGAACCCGTCTGGCATTTCCGGCGTTGGGGATATCACTAGCGTCGGCGATTGCACGGGCAGTGCGTGTTTCACCGGTTCCAGCGGCACAACACTCACCTTCAAAGGCTCCACCTCCGGCACGACCACCCTCGCCCCTGCGGCGGCGGCCTCCGGCGTGCTGACGCTGCCGAATTCGACCGGGACCGTTGTGTCCACCGGCGATACCGGCACCGTCACCGGCACGATGATCGCCGACGGAGTCAGCGGGGTGTCGCTGACGACGGATGTCACCGGAACACTGCCCGTCGCCAATGGCGGCACCGGAGCCGCCACGCTGGCCTCCAATGGGGTGGTCTACGGCAGCGGTGCTAGCGCGGTCGGCGTGACGACGGCAGGAACGACTGGCACCGTCTTGCACGGCAACACAGGTGCTGCCCCCTCCTTTAGCGCGGTCAGTCTCACGACAGATGTCACCGGAACACTGCCCCTAGCCAACGGCGGCACGAACAACGCGTCGCTCGACAACTGCGCCACCGGCCAGGTGCTGACCGTCACCGCAGGGGCAGTGGCGTGCACGGCGAATTCGGACGCCGGCAGCGGCACGACCAGCACCACGTTCACCATCGATTCCGACAACACCGGGGCTGTGGCCGATGGGGCAGGGATCGTGCTGGAAGGCACGACGGATAAGTCCATCTTATGGGACGCCACGAATACCGAGTTTGACGTCAATGACGACGTCGCCATCAGCGGCGACATGCTCATCGACACGACCGGCGATGCGGATCTGGCGGCCTCCGGCGGCAGCCCGTCGCTCACCAACCGGACGCAAAGCGAGGCCCTGGCGGTGGCGACCCAGCCCACCGCCGCGGATTCGGATGGGGTGATCAAACTCGGACGCGATAACAGCGAATGGGAGTACATCTGGTACGACAACTCCGCGCGAAGCGGGGCAGGCGAGTTCGTCTTCAGCAGCTCGCAGCGTGTGGAATCATCCAGCCCCGCCTACATGATGTTCTCGACGGGAGCCAACACCACGCGGTACGCCGTGAAGTTTGATCCGGATGTCACGCCCAAGACCATCAGCTTCGTGGAGATCACGAATCCAGGGGCCAGCCAAGTGGAGACGACGCTCCTGGAAATGAAGGCCGGGGGGCGCATGGGGCTTGAGTTCAGCAACCTGGTCCGGAATGGGTCGTTCGAGGCCTTCAGCGCGCTGGAGAAATTCAAAGATGCCGGGTTTACCGGCGCCTATCAGCATGGCACCACCGCGGCGACGGCCTATGAAGGCGGTTGGGCCAACTTTGCGCCGGATGAATGGACCTGGGTGGCGGGGAATATCGTGCAGCACTCCCCGGTGATGCTCGCGAATGTGACCGCCAACATCACCGTGGATGCGGCGCATGGCAAGAGCGCTGTGGGCATTAAAGATACCGTCATCGGCACGTCCTACACGATCCCGAATGATGGCAACGATGGCGCGATCAAGCAGGTGATCAAGAACCTCAAGCCGAGCACGACGTATGCCGTTGGTGTGAAAGCGCTGGTCACCAACGCCTCAAACTCAACCGCCCTCGTGGATGTCATGGGAGACGATGCGGCCGGACAGCTCACACCGGTGGCTGTCAGCGCGGCCGGCCCGCTCTCGACGCAAGCGGCGACCTTCACCGACCTCATCGGCACCTTCAAGACCGACTCGCTGGCGAGCGACATTACGCTCTTCTTGCTCTGCCGCCAGACCGGCAGCCCGGTGGCCGGGGACATGTGCCGGTTCGATGCGATCCAGGTCGTTGCCAGCAAGTCGGTGCCGGAGTTTTCGCCAAACGCGATCGTGGATTCCGGCGACCAGACGATGTACGGCATGCTGCGCATCGGCCGCACGACGGATAGCGAAGGCGGGGCCGGAGGCGGGATCCTCGCGGTTGACCGTTTCGTGCGCACTCGAGGGGTTGAATTCTTCAGGGACGACCCTGGGTTTACCGGACAGGCTGGAGGCATGGGAACGATCGGTCCGCCAACCCCCACGGTCTCCAATCCTGGCGGCACCGCCGGAAGTCTCTCCTTAACGGCGAGCGGGACGTACACCGGCACCGACCCTGTCGAATATAAGGTCCGCATCAGCAGCAACGGCGCTCCGAATCAATTTCGATGGAAGAAGCGCATCGTGCCGAGCGGCACCTTTGGGGCTGAAAGCTCTCCGATCAACGTCTCGATGTCGGCACAGACGCTTGAGCTCGGGGTGCAGGTGAGCTTTAACGCGACGACGGGCGGCAACGTCAACGACGAATGGATGTTCGGCGCCATGGGGACCGCGATGCAAAACTCCTATAGCTCCTTTACCTCCACGGCCTCCTACACCCCAGGAGAAAGCAAAATCTTCATGGATCCGTACACGAATAAGATGACGTTTCAAGAGGGCACCAAGCGGGTGACGCTCGATCAGATCACGGATGACGTGGCCCAGCCTGCCATTGTCGGCTACCCGACCTTCTCCGGCTCCGGCACGATGTCCATGAGCTCCTACGGGACCTACTCGGGAAGCACCTCGCGAACCTACGAAGTCGTGATCGATGGCGATAATACGGCCGGCACCGCGAATGCGGATACGTTTAAATGGCGGCCCATCTCCAACGGGTCGTTCACGCAGACCGGGGTGTCCATCCCGCAGAATGGCACGTCGGTCACGCTGGAAGACGGGATTCAAGTGTCGTTTTTCAGCTCGCCCTCGCTGAAATATAACGAAGGCGTCATGGGAGATAAATGGACCTTTAACGTGTATCCTGCCACGAGCGGCAGCTCAAAAGTCAATTCGATCCGTTCCTACGACAACGTGACGGACAACCGGCCGCCCCTCAGCGGCGCGGTGCGGTTCGTCCAAGGCAGCAACATCACGCTCGGGCAGACGGGCCAGGACATCACCATCAACGCCTCGCTCGCCGGGGCCGACGGCAAAGATGTCAAATCCAGCGCCTCAGACAGCACGGCCACGTTCCTCGCGCAGGAAATCATCGGCGGCAGCGGGATCGGGGTGGCGGAGAGCGGGGCCGGCGACACGAAGACGCAAGTCTCGCTGGCGGCCCTTGGCGCGGACTGGAACCAGACCGGGGCGTACAGCATTGTGCTCAACAACACCGCAGCCGGCCTGAAGATCTTGGAAGCTGGTGCCACCCCCTCGCTCTACGGCATCTTCGATGTGGCGGATCTGAACAGCGCCGATAAGACGTATACATTTCCGGATGCCTCTGGGATCGTGATCACCACCGGGAATCTGGCCAGCATCACCGCCACCGGGACCGTTGGCACCGGCACGTGGAACGCTGACCCCATTGCGGCCGGCAAAGGCGGGACGGGTATTGACACGAGTGCTGCCACTGGTGTTGCGCAAATTGCCAGCGGCACGTGGTCGGTGTCTGGGACAACCGGCACCGGCAACATCGTGCGCGCGAGCTCGCCCACGATCACGACACCGACGATCAGCGGCGACATTACCTATTCCGGCGCACAGCCCAAGCGCACGGCCATTTTGACCTCGGCTGGTGCCATCGTCGCACCCGCGGCTGGGTTTGCCGACCAGCTCCGCACCGACGGGACGAACTTCAGCTACTACACGCTGAACTTTGATCAAACCGCGCAGGAGAAAGCCTACTGGCAGTTTGTCGTGCCCAGCTCCTACACGGGTGCCACGGTGGACGTGACGATCTACTGGACCTCCGCGGCGACCAGCGGTGACGCGGTCTGGCGCGTGGCGACCGACAGCA from Candidatus Omnitrophota bacterium encodes the following:
- a CDS encoding winged helix-turn-helix transcriptional regulator, with product MLESLVSSRIRRTLLEHILTHPQEPFYLRGLAKQLSLSISPLRRELLRLEHTGMLSAVEEGNMRFYRVNATSAAFLELKDVAKWPRLRQGFGGQASGQVAPSPQLPAPSATAPILMGVISPTPQQPWWKQPLSTPMLFLSAALGIAFLIMVAGVSYLAVTNQRLAVATEQAVTAPRTSVTVVTSTPSASRTMQGSRWRLVPGAMGGFSASSGGDSNESY